The sequence below is a genomic window from Streptomyces sp. NBC_00289.
CGACCCTCCGGGAGACCACCCCCGTTCTCGCCGCGCTCGGGCACACCGTCTCGACCGGCGCCCTCACCATGACCACGGCCCAACAGCTCGCCGAGATCGCCGGGCACGACCTCACACCCCCGTGATCCTCACCAAGATCGAGGAGTTATTGTTCGGCAGCTCCCAGGGCTCTGTCGTTCTCGCGATTGGCGGGGAATGATCAGTTTAGTCCGAGGGCGGTCGGCGGCCGGGTCGTGTCCCGTCCGTGATGGTGCAGGCCCGCGGCGATGTTGTCCCAGCCGGTCAGGCGGAGCGCGCCGATGGCCAGGTTCCGCAGGGAGGCCATCGCCCGCGGTGCACCGCCGGTTCGCACCCGTGAGGCGTCCTCCCCGAACGTCACATCCCTGACATGGTGCTCACGATTCTCAATAGCCCAATGCCCGCGAACGCATTCGGCCAGGTCACCACCGCGCCGGTCAGGTCCAGCGGGTTCAGCAGGGGGCGGAACGCGGTGATCTCGTTGCTCTTGGCGTTGACCTTACGCTGGGCCAGCACGATGCTGTCGTCACGCAGAGCGGAGATCAGGTGGACGCAGCGCGGCCGTTGGCGCGAATGGCTCCGCGCAGGGACTTGCCGTCCACCGCAACCGCTGCCCGCGCCGGACTGTCCGGTGGGTGTCTGTCCTGGCCGCGGCGCGGGAGGCGGCGGCACGGCCGGTGAGCCAGCCGCCGATCGCCGCGTCGAACGCGTCGCCGTCGATGCGCTGCAGTACCCGGCGCACGGTGGCTTCGCTGGGCGCCCGGCAAGGTCGGTCCGGATCACGCAGCGCGGCCCCGCAGCACAACAGCAGCCGGTCACAGGCATCGGCAGCCCACTCGGCGATCGCGGTGAGGGACTTCGCTCCGGCCAGGACCGCGCAGGCGGCGACCGCCAGGACATACGGCAGCGGGTGACGACGGCCCGGGCGGCGGCGCGGGTCGGGCAAGCGAGACAGCCGGGCCAGAAGGTCGGGCAGTTCGTCGGGGCAGGCCGGATTGCCGCCCGCGAGTTGGCCCAGCCCGACGGGGATGAGTGATGCTGGCGCAGCAGGCACGGTCTTCCGTTGTGGTGATCAGCGAACTCGACACTCCATGATCACCGGGAAGCCGTGCCTGCACGCGTATCGGCCGCCCGCCAGCGGCAACCTCTCGGCCTTGAGCGACGCGCAGCTCCCCCAGCTCCGACGAGTCGGCGGACCTCGGTCATGTCCCGCTTGGTGGTGTAGCCGATCAAGTTGTGGGCGTGCGCGGGCGGGTGCCCGGGGCGCACTTCTGCTGGTGTCCGACGCTCCCTGACGCGAGGAGGGCCATCACGTAACTCTTCTTGGTGAACGCCCAGTTCAACCATGAGGAGTACGTGATGGCCCTGTCCCAGTCTGACCTGATAAGGATGCTGGAGTCACTACGCTCGTCCGACGGAATCGAGCTCGTCCGCAGCGTGGCAGAGCGAATGCTGCAGGAACTGATCGAAGCCGAGGTGAGCGCGCACATCGGTGCCGGCTGGAATGAGCACACCGGTTCCCGGACAGCGTGGCGCAACGGGCACCGGGACAAGACCCTGACCACGCCGGCCGGCGATCTGGACCTGGAGATTCCCAAGCTCCGCACCGGCAGCTTCTTCCCCAGCCTGCTGGAACGCCGACGGCGCATCGACCAGGCCCTCTATGCCGTGATCATGGAAGCATATGTCCATGGGGTCTCCACCCGCTCGGTCGATGACCTGGTCAAGGCCCTGGGCGGGGACAGTGGCATATCGAAGAGCGAGGTCTCCCGCATCTGCGGCGAGCTCGACGAGCCGCTGACCGCGTTCCGCACCCGCCCTCTGGACCACACCCGGTTCCCCTACCTCTACCTGGACGCGACGTACTGCAAGGTGCGGGTGAACCATCAGATCGTCTCGCAG
It includes:
- a CDS encoding transposase family protein; amino-acid sequence: MPAAPASLIPVGLGQLAGGNPACPDELPDLLARLSRLPDPRRRPGRRHPLPYVLAVAACAVLAGAKSLTAIAEWAADACDRLLLCCGAALRDPDRPCRAPSEATVRRVLQRIDGDAFDAAIGGWLTGRAAASRAAARTDTHRTVRRGQRLRWTASPCAEPFAPTAALRPPDLRSA